The DNA window GGCTGCGCTCGCTCAGGATGACAAACGCTAGTCGTCGTTATGCGAATGACGTTCGAGCAGCTTCATGATGCGCTCGCGGAACACGATGCCCAAGATCGCGATGACCGCGGCCACTGCGAAGATGATCACGCTCTGCACGATGCGGCCTTCCACCAGGCCATCCGCCGCGTATGTCGACACGATGATGCCAGGGATGCGGCCCACGTTGGACAGCAGCAGAAACGTACGCATGCGCATGTCCGTGAGCGGCACGAGGTAGGTGAACACGTCCTTCGGCAGCCCGGGGATCAAAAACAGGATGAACACGATGATGTTCAGCTTGCCGGAGCGCTCGAAGCGCCGGAACTTCTCGAGGTACTGCGTGGGCACCATGCCCTGCACGAACGGCGCGCCCAGCTTGTGCACGAGCCCGAAGATGAACGCGCTGGACAGCACGCAGCCGATGAGGATGAACAGCGCGCCGATCCACGGCCCGTACAGCATGCCCGCCGCCACCTGCACGACCTCGCCCGGAATGAACGCCACCACGATCTGGAGGAACTGCAAGCCCAGCAGGATAAGGAACCCGACAGGGCCCGCGCCGCGCACGTCGTTGATGATGCGGTCGAGGCCGCCGGGCTCGAACAGGTCGTGGAAGTACGGCCACAAAAGCACGCAGATGAGCACCATGAGCGCGAAGAACGCGATGAGGCCGGCGAACTTGAAGATGTCGCCCTTCTCGAGCTTGCGCCCGCGGACGACCACTTCCTCCTCGGCCTTCTCGTGCAGCGCCTCTTTGCGCTCCTCGGCGATTTTCTTGATCTTACCCGTGTCGAACTTGTCAGTCATCTTTGCGTGCCTTGTCGAATTCGTCTTTGAACGCTGCGAACATGTTCTTCTTGGGCGCGGGCTTCTTCTTCGGCGCGGCTGGCTTCTTCGCGGCGGCGGGCTTGGCGGCGCCGTCCGACTTCGCGATGGCCTGCTCGCCCTTGGCCGGCTTCGGGCCGCGCGCCTTGTCGTACTCCTCCTTGAAGTCGGAGAACATCGTCTTGGACTTGGCTATCTGCTTGCCGGTGGCGTACGCGCCCTTGTTCACCACCTCGCCGGTTTTCTTGGCGGCCTCGCTCACGACGGGCTTCGCCTTGTCGACCGTGGTGTGCACCTTGTCCATTGCCACCGCCGTAGCCGCGCCCGCCTTCTCGGCCACGCCGCCCTCGGCTGCGAGCTCCTTCACCTCGTCGGACACGAGGATGGCGCCGAGCACGACGTCGTCGGTCTGCGCGCCCTCCTGCCCCACGGTCGCCAGCTGCGCGCCCATGCCGCGGCGGAATCCCACGATGAGCTCGGCCGGCACGGTGCGCTTGCCCAGAAGCGCGTTGGCCGTGGCGCCGGAGTCGGTGTCGAACGACTCCACCGTGCCGGTGATGCGGTTGAACGTGACGTCGCCCACCGTGCCGAACGCCGTGCCGTCTTCGCACATGACGGGCAGCCCCACCCACAGCACGCAGTCGTCGTAGTTGACGCCGAGCGCCTTGCAGGCGGCGCGATCGGTGGCCTCGGGCACGTCGCGGATAGCGATGCGGCCGTCCACCAGGTCGTATCCTTGAATGGACACGAACTTGTCCTTGCGGCGGAACATCCACAGGAGGTCGGGCCGCTTCACGATGAAGCCGACGCAGCGCTTCTCCTTGGGATGGAACACGAAACGGCGCACCTTGCCGATGCGCTTCTGGCCGTTCTTGCCGCCCACGACGCGGACGCCCGTGAGCTCGCTCGTGGTGATGAGTTTGCTTGCCATGGTCTTCTCCATTGCAGCTTGCGGCGCGCTTCGCGGACCTGACGGCCGCGCCCCCGGCGCCGGCGGCTGCGCTCAGATACGGAAAAGCGGCGCGCGGGGGCGAGGATGCTCCCCCGCTCTCGCGTCGCCGCTTCGCTTCGATACCGCCTGCGTTACTGGGCGTCGGCCGGCTTGTCGCCGCCGATCTTCTCGGCCGCGTCCTCCGCCTTGTCCTTCACCGCATCGGCGACGTCCTGCGCCTTGTCCTGCACGGCGTCGACGGCCTCATGCGCCGTGTCGGCCGCAACCGGGATGGTGTCGCTTACCGTCTCGTGCGCCTGCTCGGCGTTCTTGGCCACCTGCGAGGCGATGCGCTGGCGCGCGGCCTCGATCTTGTCGCGCAGCTCGTCGTTCTTCTGCGAGAACGCCGGCTTGATGTTCTCGGCGGCGTCCTGCACCCGCTGCGTGGCCTGGCCGTACAGCTCCTGGCCCTTGGCGGCCACATCCTGCACGACCTCCTGGCCCTTGGCCGCGGCCTCGTGGTACGCGTGCTGCACGTTCGAACCGGCCTGAGCGCCGAGCTCCTGGGCCTCGCCCCATGCGGCGTTCACCTTGTCCGTGACTATGGCCCGCGTCTCCTGACCCGAGCGGGGAGCGTACAGAAGCGCGATGGCCGCGCCTGCGAGCCCGCCGGCCAGGAAAGCACCTAGTTTGTTGCCCATGACTGCCTCCTTTGGACGTTTGTCTGTGCAGACCATTATAGGGGCAGGTGCCGCCGGCAGGAGGGGAAAACACAGGCGCAATAGAATTCAGTTGCCGTTTCGTTGAATGAGACAAAGGGACGGGGATAATGGCATGCGCACGATCTTCGCTCCGAAAACACGCCTCGTGCGCTGAGGCGTGTTTTCGGAGCGAAGATGCGCTTGGATGAGACGACTGCCCCGTCCCTTACGCGTACTGGGACACCAGTTCGTCGAGGACCTTCGGGAGGGAGAGGCCGGCGGCTTCGCAGGCGGCGGGGAACAGGGAGCGCTCGGCCATGCCGGGCGACACGTTCACCTCGAAGACGCGGGCCTGGGCGCCGTCCCAGATGAGGTCGATGCGGGCGAGGTCGCGCACGTTGTAGGCGCGGTACACCTCCAGCGCTGCGCGCTCGATCTCGGCGCGGATGGCCTGGGCGTCGGCCTCGTCGGGCGCGAGCGAGACGTTGCGCACGGGCGCGAAGCACTCCACGGCGCCGGGCGTCATGCGGGCCTCGGTGTCGTACATGCCGCTCTTCGGCACGATCTCCACCGGGGGCAGCGCGTAGGCGTCCCAACCGGTGCCCAGCACGGAAACGGCCATCTCCACGCCGTCGATCCACTGCTCGATGACCACGGCCTCGTCGAACGAGAGCGCGTCGAGGATGGCCTCGCCCAGCTCGTCGATCGAGTCCACCTTGTGCACGCCCATGGCGGACCCGCCGTGCGCGGGCTTCACGGCCACAGGGTAGCCGCCGATCACGCGCTGTTCCACCAGGTCGAGCGCCGTGGCCGCGCCCATGTCCTTGAACGCGTCGCGCGCGATGTAGAGGCCCTGCGGCCACGACGCCACGGGGGCCTCGCCGGTGATGGCGCGGTAGACGGCCATCTCGGAGTGCATGGAATCCTTGTTCCACGCGCGCTGGCAGACGCTCGATGGCGAGCCTACGAAGGGGATGTCCAGGAACTCGAGCAGGCTCTGGATGGTGCCGTCCTCGCCGTGCTTGCCATGCAGGGCGCTGTAGCACACGTCGGGGCGCTCGCTGCGCAGCGTGGGCACGAGCTCGCTCGTGGTGTCGAGCGGCACCGCCTTGTGGCCGGCCTCCTCGAGCGCCGCGCACACGCATCTGCCGCTGGCCAGGGAGAACTCGCGCTCGAACGACGCGCCGCCCATCAACACTGCAACTTTGAGGCCCATTGTGGCTTCCTTTCGGTTCGTTCAACCTGCTCAACCGGCGGGCCTTTCGGCTGGCGCCGCGGGGGATCCTTCGACTCGCTTCGCTCGCTCAGGATGACAAATTATTCCGCCTTGATGGCGCCGGCGTCGAGGAATGCGCGGTAGAGTTCCAGGCGGTCGTTGATGACGGCGGCGAGGCGCTTGATGGCTTCGGCCAGGTTCTCGGGGCTCTCGTAGCAGAACGCGATGCGCATGCAGTTCCTGCCGGTCTTCCCATCTGCGAAGAAGCCGTCGCCGGGCGTGTACGTCACGCCGTTCTCCAACGCCACCGACAGCATGGAGCCGGTATCCACGTAGCTCGGCAGCGTCACCCACACGAAGAACCCGCCTTCGGGACGCGTCCAGGTGGCCTCAGCCGGGAAGTGCTCGTCGAGCGCGGCCAGCATAGCGTCGCGGCGCGTGCGGTAGGTGTCCACGAACTTCTGCAGCGTCTTCTGCCACGGGGTGTCGGTGAAGTAGTGCTCCACCACCACCTGGTTGAACGCGCTGCCGCAGAGGTCGGTGCCCTGCTTCACCAGGTTGATCTTGGCCAGCACGCTCTTCGGCGCAGCAATCCAGCCGGTACGCAGGCCCGGCGCGAACACCTTCGACACCGTGCCCAGGTACACCACGTCGTCCGAAAGCGCCTTGAGCGGCAGCACGTGGCCGCCGTCGTAGCGCAGCCGGCCGTAGGGATCGTCCTCCACCATCATGAAGCCGTACTCGTCGGCCAGCTCCAGCAGGCGCTTGCGGCGGGCGGGCACCATGGTCACGCCGCCGGGATTCTGGAAGTTCGGGATGGTGTAGAGGAACTTGAGGCGCGGATTGCCCTTGCCGATGCGCGCGAGCTCCTCTTCCAGCAGGTCCATGCGCATGCCCTCGTCGTCGAAGGAGATGCAGCGCACGTCGGGCTCGTAGGCGCTGAACGCCTGGAGCGCGCCCAGGTAGGTGGGACCCTCGGCCAGCACGATGTCGCCGGGGTTCAAAAACGTCTTGGCCATGAGGTCGAGCGCCTCTTGGGCGCCCGTGGTGATGAGGACGTTCTCGGGCTTGGCGCGCACGCCGATGTCGCGCATGAGGTCGCAGAATACCTGCTTCGTCTCCACGCGGCCGTCGGTGGAGCCGTACTGCAGCGCCACGGCGCGCTCGTCGTCGCAGGCGGCGCGCGTGGCCGTGCGGATGGCGGCGTGCGGAAGCAGCGAGACGTCGGGCATGCCGCCGGACAGCGAGATGATGTTGGGGTTCGACGCGGCGGCGAACAGGTCGCGCACGGCCGACGAGCGCATCTTGACGACGCGTTCGGCGATCTTGTCGCTCGTCTGGTCGAATGTGAGGTGAGCCGTGGTCATTGCGCTAGGGTACCACCACCGCGTTAAGGTAGTCCACGGCGTCGCGAAAAGCCCGCAAAGCAATCAAATCGTCGGTGAAGCTCACCTGGACGCAGGCGCGTCCCGCCTGCTCGTCCGTCCATTCAGTCGTGCCCACGTATACGGCGTCGCGGGCGCGCTGTCCGCAAGACGCCGCAGACCGCGTCTGCAAGTCGATGACCAGGTGCTCCAGCAGATGCGGGAGCGACGTGCGATCCATCACGGCCGCGAACGTGTCGCCGACCTCGTTCACGCAGGCATGGCGCGGAAGGTCGGGGAAGTCGGCGCGCACGCGGGCGGCGAGAGCCGGCGTGGTCATGCGCGGCGCACCCGGAGCCACGAGCACGTCGCAGGCCACGCGGCCGGAGCGCACGACGAGGCGCTCCACGGAGAGCGCGGGCGCGGCATCGCTCATGCCGGGTGGTCGCTCACGTCGAAGGCCCCGAGCGGGTTCGCGGACGCGGAGTCATCGGAGTCGTCGGAGGGCTCCGGCTCGGGAGCGGCGGGGGCGGGGGCGCCCTCGGCTTCGGGCTGCGACTCGGCCTCGGCCTCAGGCGCCGCCGCGGGCTCGGGTTCCGGCTCGGCCACGGCCGCATCGGCCCGCGGCGCGGCCGCGGAATCATGGGAAAGGCGGTCGAGCACCGTCACGCCCTCCGCCTGCGCGGGCTCTTCCTGCGGCTGGCCCTGCACGGCGCGCGCCGCCTGATCCCACATCCACGCAATATCGTCCACGAGCGTCAGCAGCCACGAGTAGCCGTCGCCTTCGGTGATGACCAGCTGCGTGCGGTCGAGCGAGAACCGGTAGCGGCCCTGCCCTTCCAGCGATCCGAATGTGAAGGAAAGCGTCTTCGCCACGGGGTCGATGGCGTAGGCGTAGGACACGTCGTCGGTGAGGTTGATGCGCTCGCCGTCGATGACGACGACGGCCGGCGTGCCGTGCGCCTGCCACTCGCCCTGGAACTCCGCGGCGTCGTCGTAGCGCAGCCAGCGGTCCCACGAGAACGTGCCCACCACCGCCACGATGATCGCGACCAGCACGAGCGCGACCACGAGCGGCCAGCGCCGCTTGCGCGCGACGGGACGCCGCCCGGTCGTTCCCGTCCGGGCGGCGCTCGCTTCGTCCTTCTTCTTCGGCTGGTCGGTCCGCTTGCGCTTGGTTGCCACGCGTCGTTTCCCCTACTCGGGCGCGATGACCTCGACGCCGCCCATGTAGGGCACCAGCACGTCGGGAACCTTGATGGTGCCGTCGGCCTGCTGGTAGTTCTCGATGACGGCGGCCATCGTGCGGCCCACGGCCAGGCCGGAGCCGTTCAGCGTGTGCACGTAGCGCGAGCCCTTGAACGCGGCCGGGTCGCGGTACTTGATGTTCGCGCGGCGCGCCTGGAAGTCGGTGCAGTTGGAGCACGACGAGATCTCCTTGTAGCCGTTGTAGCTGGGCAGCCACACCTCCAAATCGTAGGTCTTGGCGGCCGAGAACCCGATGTCGCCCGTGCACAGGCTGATCACGCGGTACGGCAGGCCCAGCAGCTGCAGGATGTTCTCGGCGTCGGCCACCATGGCCTCGAGGTCGTCGTAGCTCTCCTCGGGCTTGGCGTACTTCACCATCTCCACCTTGTCGAACTGGTGCACGCGGATGAGCCCGCGCGTGTCGCGGCCCGCGCTGCCGGCCTCCTCGCGGAAGCACGGCGTGAACGCGCAGTATTTGAGCGGCAGCTGGCTGGCGTCGAGCACCTCGCCGGCGTGGATATTCGTGAGCTGCACCTCGGCCGTGGGGATGAGGTAGAGGCCCTCCGTGGTGTGGAACAGGTCCTCCTCGAACTTCGGCAGCTGGCCGGTGCCGGTGAGCGTCTCGGCGTTGGCCATGGCCGGGCACCACCACTCCTTGTAGCCGCGAGAGGTGTGCGTGTCGGCCATGAAGTTGATGAGCGCGCGCTCGAGGCGGGCGCCGAGGCCCCCCAGCAGGATGAAGCGGCTCGCGGCCAGCTTCACGGCGCGCTCGAAGTCGATGATGCCCAGCTCCGGCCCCAGGTCCCAGTGCGGCTTCATGGCGAAGCCCTCGGCGGCGAAGTCGCGCGGCATACCCCAGCGGCGCACCTCGGGGTTGTCGTTCTCGTCGGCGCCCACGGGCGTGGTGTCGGCGGGCATGTTGGGGGTGCGCATGAGCATATCGCGCAGGGCCTCGTCGGCCTCCTCGCGCTCCTTGCCCGCGCCGGCCAGCTCGTCGTTTATGGCGCGGACGCGCTCTTTGGCGGCCTCGGCCTCGTCTTTCTGGCCGGCGGCCATCATCTTGCCGATGGACTTCGATGCGGCGTTGCGCTCGGCCTGCAGCGCCTCCTCGCGCGCGATGGCGTCGCGGCGCGCCTCGTCAAGCTGGGAGAAGCGCGACGCGTCCCACGAAGCATTGCGGTTCTTCATCGCCTCGGCGACGGCTTCCTGGTTGTCGCGGACGAACTTGATGTCGAGCATGGTCGCGCTCCTTCTCGGTCGGTTTTGCGTGTTCGGCCCAGTATACCGCACGCCCGCCCCCCTCCGGGATTCCTTCACGCCGTCGGCAAAGGGGGACGGGGGACGTGACAGCGGAGTGTCAGGGGGACGGTTCTCTTGACACCTGGTTCCGGTGTCAAGAGAACCGTCCCCCTGACACTCCGCTGTCACTCGTCCCCGCTGTCATCCCCTCACGTGCTCGAGGATGGAGGCGAGGACGCGGCGCATGTCGATGGGCTTGGAGAGGTGCGCGTTCATGCCGCTGGCCAGCGAAGCGCGCACGTCCTCGGAGAACGCGTTGGCCGACATGGCGATGATGGGCACGCCCGCGGCGTCGGCGCGCGCGAGGCCGCGGATGCAGCGGGTGGCGTCGTAGCCGTTCATGTTCGGCATCTGCACGTCCATGAGCACCACGTCGTAGAAGCCCTCGGCGGAGCCCTTGAACAGGTCGCACGCCTCGCGTCCGTCGCGAGCCCAATCCACCTTGAGGCCCGCCTCGGACAACAGCTCGCAGGCGATCTCGGCGTTCAGATCGTTGTCCTCGGCCAGAAGCACCCGCAGCCCGGCCAGATCGCCGGGATCGATGGCGGGCGGAACGGGCGCGGCCATCGCGGGGATGGACGACCGGCCCTTTTCGCCGGCGCGCGCGGCGGCGCCCTCCGAGCCGCGTCCGTCGGCGAACGCCTGCCGCTCCGTCTCCATGGCGATGCGCAGGTTGAGCGCCACCTTGAACGTGGTGCCCCTGCCTTCGGCGGAGTCCACATCGATGCTCCCGCCCATGAGGCTCACGATGGTCTTGACGATGGGCATGCCGAGCCCCGTGCCCTGCTCGCGGGAGCGCCCCTCCATGACGAACGGCTCGAACAGGCGCTCCTGGAACTGCGCCGACATGCCGATGCCGTCATCGCTCACGACGAACGTGATCTGGCGGTACCCCATCACCGCGCCCGGCGAGACGGTACCCTCGAAGCGGACATGGCCCCCTGCGGGCGTGTACTTCACGGCGTTCGTCAGCAGGTTGAGCAACAGCTGCTTGAGGCGCATGGAATCGCCCACGAACACGCCTTCGGCCCCGTCGGGCATCCGCGCGTCCAGGTCGAGGCCCTTCGCCTCGCATTGCGCGCGCACCACCGCCAGGACGTCCTCGACGATGTCGGCCAGGCAGAACGGCTCGCTGGTCAGGGTCATCTTGCCGTTCTCTATCTTCGACAGGTCGAGCACGTCGTTGATCAGCCCCAGCAGATGGTCGGACGCCGCGCCTATCTTGTCCAGGTTCTCGCGCGTCTTCACGGGGTCGTCCACGTTGCCGCGCGCGATCTGGAGCATCCCGATGATCACGTTCATCGGCGTGCGGATCTCGTGGCTCATGCGGGAGAGGAACTCCGATTTCGCCTGGTTCGCCGATTCGGCGGCGTCCATGGCGTCCTTCATGGAGAGCTGGATCTTCTTGTCGGCGGTGGCGTCGCGCAGCACGATGAGCAGCTGGGGCTTCTCGTCGAACACGAGCGGCTTCACCGAATAGGCGGCCCAGCGCGTGCAGTCGGCCTCCGAGCCGCGGAACGAGAACTCGCCCTGTTCGAACCCGTCCACCTGGCCGGCCCTGATGCGGTCGAACAGCCTCGTGCCGCGCTCGGACA is part of the Arabiibacter massiliensis genome and encodes:
- a CDS encoding ATP-binding protein, encoding MHAVSREKQRRRVVVAVAVVGLAAFVLCAVLSLTSFIEGKLNQSAEHQVVTFTEQAAGGVSDRMFMVQNAIGSFAVQVADPDQVVPALAAFRDRNGFVDAAFAGLDGIGRTADGSPFSTSDIEFEETALSQGQSSYSDTFVNDEGACVRLAQQPLYLDGDLAGALYVQIPLSMFTLPRHLDMFDGRGYFMLFQADTGEVLVPPRDETQAPLAQGDSIFDFLDEAAHYTAPESFDSAEEAGDALRSLKARENADLGSLRDTVDSGATGLIAAPVEGKASYVCVAPVGEGHWYVCSVVPVGNVRAEADVVATTFQVVFGIVIVCLVAVGLLAFFTYRRRVRERNVDMLSQLYEALSDSIEMAVNLYSPADGQVTPIVAKARSIIGYSMRDFLKNPDLARAIRLSERGTRLFDRIRAGQVDGFEQGEFSFRGSEADCTRWAAYSVKPLVFDEKPQLLIVLRDATADKKIQLSMKDAMDAAESANQAKSEFLSRMSHEIRTPMNVIIGMLQIARGNVDDPVKTRENLDKIGAASDHLLGLINDVLDLSKIENGKMTLTSEPFCLADIVEDVLAVVRAQCEAKGLDLDARMPDGAEGVFVGDSMRLKQLLLNLLTNAVKYTPAGGHVRFEGTVSPGAVMGYRQITFVVSDDGIGMSAQFQERLFEPFVMEGRSREQGTGLGMPIVKTIVSLMGGSIDVDSAEGRGTTFKVALNLRIAMETERQAFADGRGSEGAAARAGEKGRSSIPAMAAPVPPAIDPGDLAGLRVLLAEDNDLNAEIACELLSEAGLKVDWARDGREACDLFKGSAEGFYDVVLMDVQMPNMNGYDATRCIRGLARADAAGVPIIAMSANAFSEDVRASLASGMNAHLSKPIDMRRVLASILEHVRG
- a CDS encoding VTT domain-containing protein, which encodes MTDKFDTGKIKKIAEERKEALHEKAEEEVVVRGRKLEKGDIFKFAGLIAFFALMVLICVLLWPYFHDLFEPGGLDRIINDVRGAGPVGFLILLGLQFLQIVVAFIPGEVVQVAAGMLYGPWIGALFILIGCVLSSAFIFGLVHKLGAPFVQGMVPTQYLEKFRRFERSGKLNIIVFILFLIPGLPKDVFTYLVPLTDMRMRTFLLLSNVGRIPGIIVSTYAADGLVEGRIVQSVIIFAVAAVIAILGIVFRERIMKLLERHSHNDD
- the serS gene encoding serine--tRNA ligase — encoded protein: MLDIKFVRDNQEAVAEAMKNRNASWDASRFSQLDEARRDAIAREEALQAERNAASKSIGKMMAAGQKDEAEAAKERVRAINDELAGAGKEREEADEALRDMLMRTPNMPADTTPVGADENDNPEVRRWGMPRDFAAEGFAMKPHWDLGPELGIIDFERAVKLAASRFILLGGLGARLERALINFMADTHTSRGYKEWWCPAMANAETLTGTGQLPKFEEDLFHTTEGLYLIPTAEVQLTNIHAGEVLDASQLPLKYCAFTPCFREEAGSAGRDTRGLIRVHQFDKVEMVKYAKPEESYDDLEAMVADAENILQLLGLPYRVISLCTGDIGFSAAKTYDLEVWLPSYNGYKEISSCSNCTDFQARRANIKYRDPAAFKGSRYVHTLNGSGLAVGRTMAAVIENYQQADGTIKVPDVLVPYMGGVEVIAPE
- a CDS encoding D-alanine--D-alanine ligase is translated as MGLKVAVLMGGASFEREFSLASGRCVCAALEEAGHKAVPLDTTSELVPTLRSERPDVCYSALHGKHGEDGTIQSLLEFLDIPFVGSPSSVCQRAWNKDSMHSEMAVYRAITGEAPVASWPQGLYIARDAFKDMGAATALDLVEQRVIGGYPVAVKPAHGGSAMGVHKVDSIDELGEAILDALSFDEAVVIEQWIDGVEMAVSVLGTGWDAYALPPVEIVPKSGMYDTEARMTPGAVECFAPVRNVSLAPDEADAQAIRAEIERAALEVYRAYNVRDLARIDLIWDGAQARVFEVNVSPGMAERSLFPAACEAAGLSLPKVLDELVSQYA
- a CDS encoding YtxH domain-containing protein produces the protein MGNKLGAFLAGGLAGAAIALLYAPRSGQETRAIVTDKVNAAWGEAQELGAQAGSNVQHAYHEAAAKGQEVVQDVAAKGQELYGQATQRVQDAAENIKPAFSQKNDELRDKIEAARQRIASQVAKNAEQAHETVSDTIPVAADTAHEAVDAVQDKAQDVADAVKDKAEDAAEKIGGDKPADAQ
- a CDS encoding PRC-barrel domain-containing protein — translated: MASKLITTSELTGVRVVGGKNGQKRIGKVRRFVFHPKEKRCVGFIVKRPDLLWMFRRKDKFVSIQGYDLVDGRIAIRDVPEATDRAACKALGVNYDDCVLWVGLPVMCEDGTAFGTVGDVTFNRITGTVESFDTDSGATANALLGKRTVPAELIVGFRRGMGAQLATVGQEGAQTDDVVLGAILVSDEVKELAAEGGVAEKAGAATAVAMDKVHTTVDKAKPVVSEAAKKTGEVVNKGAYATGKQIAKSKTMFSDFKEEYDKARGPKPAKGEQAIAKSDGAAKPAAAKKPAAPKKKPAPKKNMFAAFKDEFDKARKDD
- a CDS encoding PLP-dependent aminotransferase family protein, with the translated sequence MTTAHLTFDQTSDKIAERVVKMRSSAVRDLFAAASNPNIISLSGGMPDVSLLPHAAIRTATRAACDDERAVALQYGSTDGRVETKQVFCDLMRDIGVRAKPENVLITTGAQEALDLMAKTFLNPGDIVLAEGPTYLGALQAFSAYEPDVRCISFDDEGMRMDLLEEELARIGKGNPRLKFLYTIPNFQNPGGVTMVPARRKRLLELADEYGFMMVEDDPYGRLRYDGGHVLPLKALSDDVVYLGTVSKVFAPGLRTGWIAAPKSVLAKINLVKQGTDLCGSAFNQVVVEHYFTDTPWQKTLQKFVDTYRTRRDAMLAALDEHFPAEATWTRPEGGFFVWVTLPSYVDTGSMLSVALENGVTYTPGDGFFADGKTGRNCMRIAFCYESPENLAEAIKRLAAVINDRLELYRAFLDAGAIKAE